The nucleotide sequence TTTGTGGCTGAGGAACAAAAATCTCCCTCACCACAAGGTGAGCCCAAAACTTCTtaccccagccctggggacccagaggtgctccagccccatccagtGTGTGTCCTCCCATCCAGTGGGACTGTCATTCCCTGTTTAAACCAGCCTGTGAAGTCCATCCTGAGCCTCAAGCCCTGGAAAGGAGCAAGGAACCTGCTCCTGGTCTCCTCTCCCAAACAACACTGCCTGCACCAGCTCCTCGTCCTTTCTGGGTGACACTTCTCCCAAAACCCCGCTTTGCTCATCACGCACTGCTGAGCGTGATTCTTGTCCCAGGGAGAGCATCCCGCTGCCATCCCTGGCACCCCACACTGGAAACATGGATTCCCGAGCCCAGGAATGCAAACACTCTGAGTCAGAACAAAAACAATCCCGTTGAAGTTTCTTATTTTTGGCTCAAACTCCCCAAAATGTGTGTTCAGGGGGGAGGGGGCTGTGCTTTCCAGATTTTTGCCTGCAGGCGCTTCCTGCTgggaaacaaaccccaaaatccggtCCCGTTCCAGGACTCCAGGAGGTGGAGTTTACAAACCACTGGATCCTGTCACACTTGGCAAAGCGCAGGATGGCCAACCAAAGACCAGCACTGGCTTTGCTTCCACGCAGCCCACGGGGCTGGGGAGAGCACAAGAACAGGCGTCCGGCCCAAAAGCTTCCACTGAAGGGGTTTTTGCCCATAGAAGGGCAAAGCTGAAGGAAATTCGATCTcgggctggggagggagggcagagccccagcagcccagtTGCTTCATCCCGTGGATGGAAACTCTGAGCCTGAGGGTCCCACCCGCAGAACCACAACCCCCCCAGGACAGGAAACAGCCCCCCCAGCACAACCAGCACCTCTCATCCCTCTGCAACCTCCTGTGCCCCACTTCCTGGCCAgggccccccagccccaccttgaCAAACCTCACACTCAACTCCTGCTCCCTGAAACGTGTGGGGCGATGTGACCAAGGCAAtggggctctccctgcccacacCCCCCTTCTATCTGCGATGGGAAATGCAGTTTGTCCCAAGgtcagcactccaggtgggagctgcagcaggattgcCACATAACCCACCTGCAAATGGATGGTCCCATCATCCCTATGCATGCCAGAGCTGGGGGGctgagctggctgtgctgcacagcccCTGTCAAGGGTACAACGCTGCTGGGGACTGGCACAACTGGGTacactggagctgctcaggtTGCAGGAAGGTTCTGGGTGGATCGCCGCCTGGCAGGGATGGACTCCCCCAACAGGGATGGATCTTGCCCCCAGGGTACATCCAGCCTGAGGAACACTCATCTCTGGACTCCAGATATAAATCTGGCCAAACACCGAGATAAAACCTGAAGGCTTTAAGCTCCACAGATGTTtgctgccaaggccaccactaacctGTGCTCCCAAGTGCAACATCCACACAGCTGTTACTTccccacagggatggggactccagcactgccctgggcagctttgccagggctggacagcccTTTCCACGAAGGAATTTTCtcaatatccaacctaaacctctcctgctGCACCTTCAGgttgtgtcctcttgttctgtccctgttccctgggagcagagcccaacccTCCCACtggctgctggctcctgccagGAAATTATGGAGAGTCAGAAGGTCCCCCcgaacctccttttctccagcctgagcccccccagccgCTCCCCCCTGGACACGCCTCAGCCCCTCAGTGTTTTTCCAGggcagtgttttgtttttcccagggCAGTGTTTTTCCTGGGGCAGTGTTTTTCCTCGGCAGTGTTCTGTTTTTCCCAGGACAGtgtttccccctttcccccgtGGTGAGGGGTTCCCGGGCTCACCCCATCGGCTGCGAGCGCGCCGCTCCAGGCCAGGCCGCATGCCGGCAAGGCGCACGGCGTAGATGTGGGCGTACTGCCGGGCAAAGCTGCGCTCGCCCAGCTGGAAGGGCTGCGAGCAGTCCGAGTAGCCCGACACGGCCACCCTGGGGAAGGTGGGGGGCTCGGCTGAGGGGggggccagcagcccctgcgCCGTGGCGGCCGCCTGCTCTGAAAACATGGCGTGGAGCTCTAACGACGGGTCTGGAAAATAAATGGGTGAATTGAGACTCTAGCTCCCACCCAAGGCACAACAGTCCCCCTGAAAATGATCTTCCCCACCCCCAAAATACCATGTGCAGGTCTGACCCTCCCTCTGCACACTGCACCCCTCAGCCCCCCTTCCTCCCAACGCAGGGTATCCCCAAACTCATCCTGGTGACCGTACCATCCTCTCCTACAATCCCCTCACAGAGCAGGACACCTGAAATCCCCATAAAACACACCCTGACCACCACATCCCCGCAGCCGCCCCTCTCCCAGACGGACCCAggcccggcacagccccccGGACATGTCCCAGCGCCCCCCAACAAACGCGCTCCCACCGGCACAATCCTCCTCCCGCGGCACTGCGCCCGGACAGCCCGCTGGCACCGGGACCCCGGGCACACCGGAGCCACCGCCAGCCCCAACGGGGCAACCCTGAGGCTGCAGACCCCACAGGACCCCACTGAGGCTGCAGACCCCACAGGATCCCCCTGAGGCTGCAGACCCCACAggacccccccgggcccccTGAGGCTGCAGACCCCACAGGATCCCCCTGAGGCTGCAGACCCCACAGGATCCCCCCGGGCCCCCTGAGGCTGCAGACCCCACAGGATCCCCCCGACCGGGTCTCCCCCGCACCCGCACGGGGACAGCCACTCGGTCGCGGCTCGGTCCCGCCGGTCACGTACGGGCTGGGGGGGCGCGGGACGAGGGTCGGTGCCGGTCACGCTCGGGCCCGGGGCCGGTGCCGGTCACGCTCGGGCCCGGGGTCGGGGCCGGTGCCGATCACGCTcgggcccggggccggggccggtgcCGATCACGCTCGGGCCCGGGGCCGGTGCCGATCACGTTCGGGCCCGGGGTCGccgccggcaccgggaccgggtCCCGCCATGggggcggggctgcggcgggaaAAGGCGCGAACGCCGCGCGCGCGGCCAAGTGACGTCAGAGCCAGCGCGAGATGCGCTGAGGGGCGGGGCCAGAGCCGCGGGCGGGGcaccgggagggaccgggagggaccgggaggggccgggagggaccgggaggggccgggggggaccgggaggggacacggagCGACATGGATGGGGGCACGGAAGGGCATGgaggggacatggagggacCGGGAGGGGACATGGAGGAGGCATGGAGGGGAGCAGGACacgggacagcgggacagacACCGGGACAGCAAGACACCGGCACCGACCCGGGGCCCTTCGGAAGCCGTGGGGTGAAGGCCACGCGGGGGATGAAGGACACACGTGGGGTGAAGGGCGCACCGGGGGTGAAGAagggcacacctggggtgaTGGGCACACGGGGGGTGAGGGGCACACCGGGCGTGAGTGGCACACGAGGAGTGAGGGGCGCACCGTGACCGGCCCCAGAGGGGACACCGGACTGACCCCAGGGGCACACTGAGCCCTTGGGCTCCCCAGAGCCCGGAGGGGGCCAAGGCGGACCCGGGACAGGCCTCCCGATGTCGGGACGGATCTCGGGGTCTGGGCTCTCCCTCCCGCCCCACACGCTGTGGGATTTCCCCGAGGGGCGAGGCTGGGGTGCTGagcccccccatgtcccccccgTAACCCCTTCCTGCGGGGTGGAGCTGTGAGGCAGGAGGGGCCCTGTGGAGCAGCCGTGCTCggttctgtggggtttgggttttggtcccccaccccccaggcCTCTATAAAAGGTGTGGGGCCGCAGGCAGGCACCCGCTGTCAGTGATCTGCTGTGGGCTCGCCATGGCTgccaccttcctgctgctgctgctgctgctggcaggtgaTGGGGACCCTCCTGATGGCCACCCGAGGTggaggggacaggacacagggggACGAGGGGGATGGCAGCCTGGAGGATTGAGCTGCGGCGGCTGGGCTCTGTGTGGGGACCTGTGTGTGACGGGGATGGGCTCTGTGTGGGGACAGGCACTCAGGGATGTGGGAAGGAGGACAAGGGGACAGTCAGAAGGGAtggtgggggctgcagggatgggaacaagcacctgggggtggcagggatggGCTCTGCCCGAGCACCCAGGGGTGGTGGGCACGGTGCCCGTGTTGGGACcggcacctggggacatttggggacggGGTCTACGTGGGGACCTAGGAGCAGTGGGAACAGAAGGATGTGAGCACAGGCATGAGGGATGGTGGGGATGGGGTTGAATACCTGGGGCAGGTGGTTTAGGAGTCTGAGGACTTCAGTGATGGGCACCCAACCTGCATCCACGCTCACTGTCCTGTCCCCGTGCAGCAGCAGAGGCCACggtgcccctgccctgccagggtgACCCAGCGTCCTGGTGCTGGGACACGGCCACGGCCATGCGCtgcggctgggagcagcagtgccagcacctccaCGACAGCCTGGCCCTGGTGAGACCCCAACCCCAAGTactgccagggccacccaggggtccaggCAGCCCTGAGGGTGTTTTGTGTCCCCACAGGGGAATGCGTCtgacggggacagggacagcatggggcagagcagggggatTAAGTGCAGCCTGTGCACCAAGGTCCTGAAGAAGATACAGTCGCTGGCAGGTGACGACCCCGACGAGGTGAGGGGTGATGAGGGTTCGGGGGACTGGGCTAGGGGCCCTCTCCCTGTGGCCCCCTGACCTGTGGTGGCTTTGGCAGTCGGCAGTGGCAGAAGCAATGCGGAAGGGCTGCCGGGCGCTGGGCCGGGCTGTGGGCAAGGTGTGCAAGCGGTTGGTGAAGAAGTACCAGGACAAGATCAGCGAGGCACTGCAGAACGGGGACACGCCCCAGGACATCTGCACTGCCATGGGCATCTGCCGCTCCTGAACACGGTCAGTGCCCACCCGTATCCTGATCCTGCATCCCATGGGCCGATCCTGCATCCTGTGTCCTGCACCTCGCATCCTGCATCCCCATCCCATACCCCATGTCCCATACCCTGTGCCCTGCACCCCACATCCCCATCCTGCATCCTGCATCATGTCTTGCACCCTGCATGGTAatcccacagcccctgtcctGCACTGCGTTGTGCACGCTACAACCTGATCCTGAACCCACATCCTGATCCTGCACCAAATGTCCTGCACCCCATCTCCCAATCCTGCACTGTGTCCTGATCCCTGCATCCTGCACCCCACATCCTGATCCTGCACCCCACATCCTGATCCCATACCCCCCCCTTCATCCCACACTTTGCACCCTACAtccctcaccccctgcctgccgGCGGGGTGGGAGTGTGCTTGTGGTTTCTGaaccttccctgctgcaggctgtAGGGTGGGGGTGAGCCAGGTCACCCTGCAGTGTGTGGTGGAGTGGGGGAAGGCTGGGGAAGCTGCTTCTGCTGGCCCCCGACTCACGCCCTGCTCTTTCCTCtctgcacaggcacagccccgagtgcccccaaaccctgacgcccctccagcccctgaTGCCCCCGCAGCCCTGGCATCCCCCTCCCCCTCAGTAAAGTCCCTCCTCTGGCTCCTGGGTCTCGTTTGTCTGCCCTGGGGGGACACGGTGACACGGCTGTATGGCACCAGGCACTGGCAGGGGACAGTCTGGGCCTggcctgcccacagcagggccaAGGTGACACCGAAGGTGCCAGCGGTTCTGTGGGGATGCGTCCCATGTGGGTTGGAGTGAGCGGTTCCTTTCGCACACCTGGGTGGGCCTGGCTGTCATGGTCCCCTCGCTGCACCCTgtgcctggcactgcagccGTCCCTGCGCGCGGCACTGTCACTTGTCACCCACTTGTCACCGGCACTGCCGTGGGCTTGGGACTGTCCTCACTGGCCGGCATTGGTactgtcccagctgagcacgGGGAATCCCTTCTGCAGTCCCAGCCAATCAGAGCACAGGGAATCCCTTCTGCAGTCCCAGCCAATCAGAGCACAGGGAATCCCTTCTGCAGTCCCAGCCAATCAGAGCCAATCAGAGCACAGGGAATCCCTTCTGCAGTCCCAGCCAATCAGAGCACAGGGAATCCCTTCTGCAGTCC is from Taeniopygia guttata chromosome 22, bTaeGut7.mat, whole genome shotgun sequence and encodes:
- the GNLY gene encoding granulysin isoform X1 — its product is MEGSRTRDSGTDTGTARHRHRPGALRKPWGEGHAGDEGHTWAAEATVPLPCQGDPASWCWDTATAMRCGWEQQCQHLHDSLALGNASDGDRDSMGQSRGIKCSLCTKVLKKIQSLAGDDPDESAVAEAMRKGCRALGRAVGKVCKRLVKKYQDKISEALQNGDTPQDICTAMGICRS
- the GNLY gene encoding granulysin isoform X3, whose amino-acid sequence is MAATFLLLLLLLAAAEATVPLPCQGDPASWCWDTATAMRCGWEQQCQHLHDSLALGNASDGDRDSMGQSRGIKCSLCTKVLKKIQSLAGDDPDESAVAEAMRKGCRALGRAVGKVCKRLVKKYQDKISEALQNGDTPQDICTAMGICRS
- the GNLY gene encoding granulysin isoform X2, with amino-acid sequence MEGSRTRDSGTDTGTARHRHRPGALRKPWAAEATVPLPCQGDPASWCWDTATAMRCGWEQQCQHLHDSLALGNASDGDRDSMGQSRGIKCSLCTKVLKKIQSLAGDDPDESAVAEAMRKGCRALGRAVGKVCKRLVKKYQDKISEALQNGDTPQDICTAMGICRS
- the GNLY gene encoding granulysin isoform X4, producing the protein MAATFLLLLLLLAAEATVPLPCQGDPASWCWDTATAMRCGWEQQCQHLHDSLALGNASDGDRDSMGQSRGIKCSLCTKVLKKIQSLAGDDPDESAVAEAMRKGCRALGRAVGKVCKRLVKKYQDKISEALQNGDTPQDICTAMGICRS